The genome window CGCGAGGCAGTAACTCGCTCGATTTTCCCGGAGCCGCTATCTTACCTGTGCCCATCAAACCAGACCTTCGACCTCCGGAAGGGTTTCCAAGCAATAGGCCAGCTAGCTCGTGCGCAAGTTGACGATGGTACTCTTCCTGATCGCGTGCCATGTCCTCTGTAACGGCAGGCGCAGGTAAACCGAGTTGAACGAGCGAAGAGCGAATGAGAGTGGCAGCCTGCTGATCGGGCTGAGGTGCGGTATCTGGCATACCAGCCTCGCgggctgcggctgcggcttgTTCCTGTTTGGTGAGCTTTGCATTGAGCGATTCAGCAAACTCGACCATCTGTTTTGCTTTGCGCATGAGAGCTTCGAGATCTTTGAGTGCGCCTTGCATGTCGTCGTTCTGTGTGCGACTTGTAGAATCAACCGAGGAAAGGATACcgtcgatgccgactcTCTTGAGCGCGGCAGACCTACCGTCCAGATCGACCATGCCAGCTGCGACGCGCGTAGCTCGAGCGCTGTCCGCCTCAGAATTTTTCGATCCACCTGCGCCTATGCCTGGCATGTTGCTGACCCAAGCTTTGGCTCGAAGAGTAGCCTTGAGCACACTGTAGAAAGCCTTGTCCCCACCCTTGCGGAAGCTAAGCTTGACGAAGTCATTTGACGATGACAACACAGCCGACGATGGCGTGGATGCTCTACTGGGTGCGGTACTGGCACGAAGGGACATAGCATCTGCTTCGATGCTCTTGCGTATGGGCGTGCTTGGAGCTGTGAGCGAAGTTGCGGACGCCAAAGCAGTAGCCTGCTCTTGTTGCCAGGAGCTACCGAGATGAGAGCTGCACATCTCACATTTGGTCATGGAGGGATGGTTGAGGAAGGTACACACATCGCAGGCGATGCCATCGTCTTTCTTCTTAGTTGGGGTGAAAGCGGCGTTATCTTGAGGCTTAGATATTGAGTCTGGCTTTGCTGGGCTTGAGAAGGGATCTAGTCTTGCTGCCTCGCGAAGCTGACTTGGATGAAGGTTGCGTTTAGGTGTGGATCGAGCAGGCTCCTTTGTGACTCCGCACAGCTCGCATACTGACCGAGTAGATGCGTTACTGAAGCCACAAATGGCACAGATCCAGTTGTAACCTGAGGCGTCTAAAGGCGTCGAGTCTGCAGCAGGGGCATTTGCTCTCCAATCCCTGCTGGGAGTCTTGCTCAAAGGAGCCGAGTTCGTCTGCAAAGAGGTACCAGCTGagcgcgcttgctgctgttgctgttgaagATTGAGGTTGTCTGTCGTCGCTTCTGCACCATTATCAGGTTTGGCAAGAGTGAGAGTGATCTTGGGACTGCTTTTGAGAAAGCCTGCGTAGTACTCGCTCTGTttgacgagcgagaggTCCAAGCTGCACGAGTATCGATGCGGTTCGAGGTCATCAACATAAAGCAGACGATGAGACGTGAGATATACAGTGCCATTATTTTGATGTAATGTCTTCTCCTTGCCGTCGTAGAGACCGATGCTATCTTGCAAGCTGACCACCTCTTCATCTTGAAGGAGCAGGGCACCGATGGACGAGTTGCTAGcatcgatctgcttgaACCGATCCATGCCATGCAAAGCACCCTGATTCAGCAAGGACTGCCGAGACAATCAATGCTGACAATGATCCGATGAAAGGAGGCGATGGCAGGTATGTctgacgagcgaggtgaAACGACACGGCTTGGACGTATGTGTCGGTCGGCCAGGGTCCTTTCCTCCACTTTCTGCCTTACTATAAGTTATCTGTTACATGCACGATGGTCTGTCACGTGTCAAacatgaatcgtgaattgtgaatcacgaatcacgaatcacgaatcacaaaatGGTCACGGGTGTCCTCGTTTTCTCGACGGCTTCTTCGGCCTAACATAGAGCTCTTATGCCTATCGCCTCCACGCTCACACCACACAACTTACAGACTTTTCACTCTCGCGGTTCCGAGctggaatcacgaatcgtgaatcgtgaattgtgaattgcCCTCGTGGCCAATGAGAGAAGCCATATTCGGAAGGCGCCGGCtgctgcattcacgattcttcaTTTACCAGAGTTCAAATTGATTCGCTGGTCGATGACCGGCTCGAGGCCAGAACACGTTGCTGTTCCTTTGGTTGACGGAAGCCtgtgcaatcacgagtcatggATGtttttgctgctcgtgctgatCGCTGTCACCGCTTCTATTGTGTGCTGATCGTCCAAAGTGATAGATTGACTAAGCACgagccagctgcagctactcgtgactatgTTTATGGTAAGGAAAATTTTCGATTCTTCCACGTTCCCCTTCACTACGAAGTTGAGGCTCACACgaagaagaaagaaagGGAAAAAAACCCACATTTAGGAAGAAGCACAAAAGGGTTCGGCGTCGCTTTTGGCAGGAAgacaagtcacgagtattaGTAAAATCGGGAGGGAGAGCGAAACATCAAAACTCGTTCACACTCTTGACGACTTGACTGGAATGCTCTCACGactgctctgctctgctctaCACTCAGTGACTGCTGGACCCCCGATCTTTTGTCCGGCCCGAACAGGAAGCCCACAGAGCCATAAGGCAAGCTACCGTTAGTGAACATGAGTCGCACCTCGTCTGACCAATCCGCTTTTTTGGAATTTTTGCGCCAAGTTGAGTTAGTCACACTGGTGAGTACCTTCTGAGAGCAACTGTAACTTCTGTTGCCTGGTCTCCATTGCAACCGCAACTCTTCCAACTCGCTGCCTTGAGAACATTGCCACCTCTTGATTCTGGTCGTCATCCATCCAAGGTCCCGCACAGAAGTCTCCCATTCTCGGCGTACATAGAGCAGACTCGGTGGAACGAGAGGCGACTCTCAAGCGTTACACAGAAGCTTCTCTGGCTACTCCACAGCTTGTCTCCATCGCCAGAGCCTAGCAATTACACAGCACGGCGCAGGAGCACAACATGGACCCGGTTACCCAAGCACCCGCTCCCGAGGGCGTCGATGCACCTGAGATCGACGAGTCGCTTCAGCCCTTCGAGATCAACCTCTACCTTCCCAAGCGTCCCTTGATCCCTTCTGCGGCCGCCTCGGCAAACGGTCTTCCTGAAACACCTTCGCCCCTCAAGGTCGCTGTGACACCACAGGAGACTCTCAATGACCTTCgcgtcaccatcaccgacAGTCCAGAGGGCTACTGGCTCGGTGCCTTTTGCTTCCGCAAGCCTCTTGCCAGTCCCAACTCCACCGCAAAGGGCGGAAAGGTGCAGCTCGGCGAACGTGTGCCCGAATGGACGGAACTCCGCGAGATCTTCGAAGGCgtcgacaaggacaagcgAGAGCTGCATGTCACGCACGTCCCTTTCAACGAAGCTGATGCTCGCGCACACGTTCAGCGTCTCCGAGATTTGCTgagtggtggtgctgcggATCCCAGTGCCATCGGCGTTGACGCCGCTCTCAGCGTCCAGGACGCCGTCCGAAACCCGCAGGAATGGCAGCAGGACGCCGCTCGTCAAAATGCCAACGGCCGCGCTGTCACCAAGAAGGGCGTcaacgatgctgccgaggctTCGTCCGAACTGCCGCTGCCTCTCGTCGACTGGGCCGGTTGGCCCTCTGTTACGTCCATTGACCTCATCCCTCAGGTAGCGCGACGACCTCGTCAGCTGCCTGTCTGCGTTCGTCAGCTGTCTCTGGCATCGTGGAACCCTCCGCCGCAGCACTGCAAGCTCAATGGTCACCTCCTCTATCTTCAAGTCGGCACGCTCGAGGGCGAGGTGATTTTCGTCACGGCATCTACCCACGGATTCTATGTTAACCGCTCTTCCGGCGCTAGATTTGACCCTTCGCCTCGCCCCGACGGCCAAGATTTCGCCTCATGCTCGCTCTTTGACCTGCTCTGCGGCTTCTCGCCGCTCTTTctctcctccttctccaaGCTCTTCAACGACCCTCTCTCGTCCCGAGACTACTTTTCCGCCGTTCCGGTTACCAACGCATTGCCCGCCTTTCCCTGGCTCGCACGCAACCACACTCACCACGCAGACGCGCTTCGTTCGCAGGCTGCCTTCTTACTCACCGGCGCCACCTCGGCTGACGCATTGGAAGGAACCAGAGACTGGAACGATGAGCTGCAATCAGCTCGAGAGCTGCCCCGCACCACGCTTTCAGAACGACTCATGCGCGATCGTGTGCTGAACCGCATATACTCGGAGTTCACCCAGGCTGCTGCACGCGCCATTCCCAAGGTGGCTGCTGGCGAAGTGCAGGCCATGAACCCCATGGACAAGAGAGACGCTCAGATGTTCATTGTCAACAACCTGTTCATCTCGAAAGGCGCAGACGGCGTCGACCTCTATCCTCACATGGGCGGAGATGAGGCCGCCCACGTCGCCGTTGGCAAGGACGTTCAAGGagtcaagacgctcaaTAGCCTCGATGTTGGCGGACTCTGTCTGCTTGGAACCATTGTCGTCGACTGGAAGGGCGAGCGATGGGTCGCTCAGAGTGTCGTCCCCGGTCTCTTCCGCAGGcgagacgatgccgacgagctgccTGAGGCTGACGGCGAGACGACAGAGCTTGCCGAGGCTGCCCCCGAAAAGAAGAGCCCTgaggccaagctcgctcaGTCGAACAAGGCCGATCTCAACGACGATACACAGGTGGTCTACGGCGGTGTCGAGGGCCCAGAAGTGATTCGCGACAATGCTGCATTCCAcaagctcttccaccaGGTGGCTCAGACCCTTCACCTGAATGAGCATCAAGTCGAAGACGCCAAGGGTATCAAGCACTCGCTCTGGCTAAGCGTCGACTCGAAAGGTCTCCGCGGCGCTGACGGCCGTAGATATGTGCTCGACCTCGCGCGACTCAACCCTGTCGACATTAACTGGCTCGAGAATGACATTGATGGAGCAATCCACGGCAGCTCTTCGTCTCCCAACCAAGATGCACACTATCCTCACCGCATGACGTTGCTCCGAcccgagctgctcgagatctATTGGGACAGCGAGTTCCGCAAGTGGGCAcgcgccaagctcgccgctCGTCAAGAGGCCAAGGCTGCCAAAgacgccaaagccaaggaaGCAGCCTCCAAGGAAGACGGCGAAAAGACTGAGGCGCCCGAAgtggaagcggaagagcctgagcgtctcgactcTTCCGAATTCAAACTGACCTTCAACCCTGACGCCTTTGTCGAGTTCAAGGTGGCAGACACTTTGGCAGAGGAGCACTCCAAGGTGATCACTCCCATCACGGACGAATCGGATGCTAGCATCGCGGCTGTGCGACAAGCTTCTGACTTTTTGCGCAAAGTGGCCATCCCTCGTTTTGTCACAGATGTTGCCGCGGGTCTCTTCACTGCCGCCGACGGAGGCGCTCTGAGCCGACAGATGCACGCTCGTGGTATCAACGTCCGTTACCTGGGCTACGTTGCTCGGCTTTGCTCGCCGGAGGCCAAGCAGGAGCTGGACCAGGAACTCATCCAGAAGGCGGGACCAGGCCACGAGGGCTTCCTCAACGCTTTCAGACTGACGGTGCTGCAGGAGATGGTGCTGCGTGCTAGCAAGCGCGTCCTGCGTGGTCTCATCCGCGACGTTGAGCAGGTCAACGTCGCTGCCTGCGTTTCGCACTTTCTCAACTGCCTGGTTGGTGACAAGGTCAACGCTCATCCTAAGGCTCGTCCCAGCGTCACGCCCCTTTCGGAtgtcgccgatgctgcGTGGACCAAGCTTACTCCGGAAACGCTCCGAGAAGAGCTCAAGGCCGAGATCCGCAAGCGCTTCCGCTTCGAGTTGCCTGCCTCATTCTTTGAGCAGGAGCTGCGACGTGCGCAGCTACTCCGTGAGGTGGCTCTGCGCACCGGTAttcagctgcagctgcaagagTACGTGCTCGAGGGTAAGCTGGCTGATGCCGATGGCGTTGTTTCGGATGGTTGTCATGGCGAATCGCAAACCAACGGCAACACGACTAATAAGAAGAACAGTaagggcaagaagaagggcgGCAATGAACAGCAGAATGGCGTCAAGAAGT of Mycosarcoma maydis chromosome 7, whole genome shotgun sequence contains these proteins:
- a CDS encoding translation initiation factor 3 subunit CLU1 (related to CLU1 - translation initiation factor eIF3), whose protein sequence is MDPVTQAPAPEGVDAPEIDESLQPFEINLYLPKRPLIPSAAASANGLPETPSPLKVAVTPQETLNDLRVTITDSPEGYWLGAFCFRKPLASPNSTAKGGKVQLGERVPEWTELREIFEGVDKDKRELHVTHVPFNEADARAHVQRLRDLLSGGAADPSAIGVDAALSVQDAVRNPQEWQQDAARQNANGRAVTKKGVNDAAEASSELPLPLVDWAGWPSVTSIDLIPQVARRPRQLPVCVRQLSLASWNPPPQHCKLNGHLLYLQVGTLEGEVIFVTASTHGFYVNRSSGARFDPSPRPDGQDFASCSLFDLLCGFSPLFLSSFSKLFNDPLSSRDYFSAVPVTNALPAFPWLARNHTHHADALRSQAAFLLTGATSADALEGTRDWNDELQSARELPRTTLSERLMRDRVLNRIYSEFTQAAARAIPKVAAGEVQAMNPMDKRDAQMFIVNNLFISKGADGVDLYPHMGGDEAAHVAVGKDVQGVKTLNSLDVGGLCLLGTIVVDWKGERWVAQSVVPGLFRRRDDADELPEADGETTELAEAAPEKKSPEAKLAQSNKADLNDDTQVVYGGVEGPEVIRDNAAFHKLFHQVAQTLHLNEHQVEDAKGIKHSLWLSVDSKGLRGADGRRYVLDLARLNPVDINWLENDIDGAIHGSSSSPNQDAHYPHRMTLLRPELLEIYWDSEFRKWARAKLAARQEAKAAKDAKAKEAASKEDGEKTEAPEVEAEEPERLDSSEFKLTFNPDAFVEFKVADTLAEEHSKVITPITDESDASIAAVRQASDFLRKVAIPRFVTDVAAGLFTAADGGALSRQMHARGINVRYLGYVARLCSPEAKQELDQELIQKAGPGHEGFLNAFRLTVLQEMVLRASKRVLRGLIRDVEQVNVAACVSHFLNCLVGDKVNAHPKARPSVTPLSDVADAAWTKLTPETLREELKAEIRKRFRFELPASFFEQELRRAQLLREVALRTGIQLQLQEYVLEGKLADADGVVSDGCHGESQTNGNTTNKKNSKGKKKGGNEQQNGVKKSNVGAAAAKPTKAARATSFEPEDVLNLVPMVKDSTPKSTLAEEAFEAGRISISRGDRELGLELLLEGVSFHEQVYGLVHPEVARCYALFATIVHHLAGVAAMERAESINQAKSENKEITEADLPVVNEHLSMANAVRYQRQAVTVSERTLGLDHPETLNQYMNLAVLERSAGNTRESLLCQRRVLELWSLLHGQHHPDCINALSNVALTLQNARLFEASLRVYRSAHELALTLFGADSIHTANLAHELSQAYTLAGDLKTALAVEKEAWRVFEERLGKDDAQTKESEAFCSSLAASAVRVAKLEKEASERQARLPASRRGNSNAGGGAAAITGAGTTASGNGTANKSLDEIVRFIQGGSNGSVAKAKGKSKASRK
- a CDS encoding ESCRT-II subunit protein VPS36 (related to VPS36 protein, involved in vacuolar protein sorting); the protein is MDRFKQIDASNSSIGALLLQDEEVVSLQDSIGLYDGKEKTLHQNNGTVYLTSHRLLYVDDLEPHRYSCSLDLSLVKQSEYYAGFLKSSPKITLTLAKPDNGAEATTDNLNLQQQQQQARSAGTSLQTNSAPLSKTPSRDWRANAPAADSTPLDASGYNWICAICGFSNASTRSVCELCGVTKEPARSTPKRNLHPSQLREAARLDPFSSPAKPDSISKPQDNAAFTPTKKKDDGIACDVCTFLNHPSMTKCEMCSSHLGSSWQQEQATALASATSLTAPSTPIRKSIEADAMSLRASTAPSRASTPSSAVLSSSNDFVKLSFRKGGDKAFYSVLKATLRAKAWVSNMPGIGAGGSKNSEADSARATRVAAGMVDLDGRSAALKRVGIDGILSSVDSTSRTQNDDMQGALKDLEALMRKAKQMVEFAESLNAKLTKQEQAAAAAREAGMPDTAPQPDQQAATLIRSSLVQLGLPAPAVTEDMARDQEEYHRQLAHELAGLLLGNPSGGRRSGLMGTGKIAAPGKSSELLPRVSDDNLQGRGLVGLDEVWCVWNRARGVALVPPQALRSAATFLPDMTSPSIHMKTFRSGLSVLHTPRYSDNAFTSRILHYLDTLEWEHKMKRIEQAQSLRISEPGSISAASDQTASTEEASYGDNLSPWGAGASILEIAEKEDVPILLINEMMDMIESKTGMVVRDDGGPNGTRWFVNHFSRA